In one Plasmodium falciparum 3D7 genome assembly, chromosome: 14 genomic region, the following are encoded:
- a CDS encoding RAP protein, putative — translation MLPRKRVFIHLYNNICGFGIIKEKSFYHKKNEDLYKYNQAYAYKTKKKGNITKAIEINKEILKESNKNILDLIKIIEENKEDLNIINYVTFFHRVMQIINKNKEIYIKYNIYINKTIEQNVKIIFDYLKDTNNILNNINNYNKRLFSSFIWSYSKYISFLNKKNKYFSIDNKHKLLLNNKFTNGSFHNIINYNIHKDTILPSCDIIKRYEDINISLIQPCNISNSNINHIYQVNKSTNHKIYNSHIIYKYSIFNKSNIDLLFSYANQYLPLLNPSRYVIVFWSLSKLNKDNKVLHQKYYKKSVSLIPLLKYKELIILLYSYSYVNFRNFYFYLNIKNYILKHKIYKQIISERNYESLVNMLLSFINQNILFLDLYENIVKYIIFKKRYTFINLLNNQELITLTYCLCKFPIILIDQAQPNNINIEKKYIINNNIKNIKNNDALYTHQIIFLYEYLKNVIIKRCNMIFKEQLDINYSIFYKSIINNNNNNNIYTLENLILIIWSLSLKHIYSAKLFLYTFIKLNYMMQNEQLIYNHYNILTNFYLSFLSFILEDHIFINLYFNKENHHSLNILYQYIDMFLDNFKTCKETINMNKRKYDVDISNMHKNIYQIINNIKFPNKINTILEYKNVHNISIDILLYKPNYVLQQKKIFILNIIKDKYDTYNHCMYNNNSGTNTSYENLKINNILITMWNKNDNMIKSKEKGQINIYKYFSSIKNCSKNNIKGTKKQQKIKMNKNRKIINSNNIFNVKYIKSYFCTNVVKLSNIEKKNNNNNDNLKNNKENNLFTFIEKIKNFHLKNNKDQLSDTYKELHNILDIHIVHMKQSDIISFFYKFSSILTIFYTINFMEHINELIKTFYYFHNFTFLFLKETNIRINLFIDICWIYFRYMKFLTYIKRERNMEKKCIIINNNNNNNNIYIYNNDQSNIQNVQKIKLYNNSLTYQNCDNNESNVLFDQLNVVDNIFNIVKKKILEEDNMIKGISSKNMSFLISIFIYLNHSEHIRQYLEKNNFHETVFTIKDILFILTALSKCNNNNYNNICMWDIQHFFVNKFIDNIKNCQVQDLVDFTNLCAELKVNQEHISSNIKNKIMSYIYCEANKEKKNIEKKKSILNHTTIMNINEGNNKSIMFIELFDEKQLAFFVRNCYRMHCFDKSFFDLLCDIILKKYCTFHINNLCIALLCFSRIYCLHKATKFIHKTRDIKRKEFININTNKNTNINTNINTNINTNKNTNKKGDDYLEKNISMCRYDIPLSLKKLIKYTEKKLLSNTNIDFYNLCYFMESITLLKIQNKKLYQLALNETLNNIRQKIYNEQDTKLLGKILWCLSYYHKTEFIFSFYLIHFMLQNMIYKHIIPENFISIYLYFIQSRVYNPILFHNIAQVILSKITLNDYFTHNKNKHANITNIKLNVISELYATMSWAYAFVYNETLNKEETYILNKKEKNEVTNYPLKKREKKISYTENINEDHILFKTKSYNDDDIMYNDLNFIQKIYSYIFNEIKILEKNNNLSFLLLVRFLWGISLTNLISEPIINFINLYNWNDVNTKEQNDMHLHMLFTFWLRIKYDHSNLHLSNSFIQLKDEIFLLLQKREFKRNMNKNDHISDFHVQICQILDDLNIRYHNEYITKDLLSVDIKLERKCCEQKLAIEIDGPSHHFLVLNEMQKADPQRIKKTYIKCGTTIFKHWLLQKSGWSIINVTSFEWNKINKDEKKKHIIKKLKEHGIVV, via the exons atGCTGCCAAGGAAAAGGGTATTTATACatctatataataacatatgtGGATTTGGTATAATTAAAGAGAAAAGTTTTTATCATAAGAAGAATGAAGATTTATACAAATACAATCAAGCATATGCCTACAAGACgaagaaaaaaggaaacatCACAAAAGctatagaaataaataaggaaattttaaaagaaagtaataaaaatatattggaccttataaaaattattgagGAGAATAAAGAAGatttgaatattattaattatgtaACTTTTTTTCATAGAGTTATGCaaatcataaataaaaataaagaaatatatataaaatataacatatatattaataaaacaatagaacaaaatgtaaaaattatttttgattatttaaaagatacaaataatattttaaacaatataaataattataataaaagattattttcttcttttatatggtcatatagtaaatatatttctttcctaaataaaaagaataaatatttttccattgataataaacataaattattattaaacaaTAAATTTACAAATGGAagttttcataatattataaattataatattcataaagaTACTATATTACCAAGTtgtgatattataaaaagatatgaagatataaatatatccttAATACAACCATGTAATATTTcaaatagtaatataaatcatatatatcaagTAAATAAAAGTACAAaccataaaatatataattctcatattatatataaatattcaatatttaataaaagtaatattgatttattattttcttatgcTAACCAATATTTACCTCTTTTAAATCCTTCACGATATGTTATTGTGTTTTGGTCTTTaagtaaattaaataaagacAATAAAGTTTTGCACCAAAAGTACTACAAAAAAAGTGTTAGCCTCATACccttattaaaatataaagaactTATAATATTACTTTATTCATATTCTTATGTTAACTTTAGgaatttctatttttatctaaatataaaaaattatattttgaagcataaaatatataagcaAATAATAAGCGAAAGGAATTATGAATCACTTgtaaatatgttattatcttttatcaatcaaaatatattatttcttgatttatatgaaaatatagttaaatatattatttttaaaaaaaggtaTACATTTATCAATCTATTAAATAATCAAGAACTAATAACTCTTACATATTGTCTGTGTAAATTTcctattatattaatagatCAGGCACAACCaaacaatattaatatagaaaaaaaatatattattaataataatattaaaaatattaaaaataatgacgcattatatacacatcaaataatttttttatatgaatatttaaaaaatgttattatcAAAAGATGCAATATGATCTTTAAAGAACAACTagatataaattattcaattttttataaatccattattaataataataataataataatatatacacattagaaaatttaattttaattatatggtCCTTAAGtcttaaacatatatactcAGCTAAATTATTTCTATACACATTTATTAAGTTAAATTATATGATGCAAAATGAACAACTTATTTATAATCATTACAATATATTAactaatttttatttatcctTTTTGTCCTTTATATTAGAAGatcacatttttattaatttatattttaacaaaGAAAATCATcattctttaaatatattatatcaatatatagatatgttTCTAGATAATTTTAAAACGTGTAAAGAaactataaatatgaataaacgAAAATATGATGTCGATATATCCAATATGCACAAAAATATTTACCAaattataaacaatataaagttccctaataaaataaatacaatattggagtataaaaatgtacataatatatccattgatattttattatataaaccaAACTATGTattacaacaaaaaaaaatatttatacttaatattataaaagataaatatgataCATATAACCATTGTATGTATAACAATAATTCTGGTACGAATACATcatatgaaaatttaaaaattaataatattttaattactatgtggaataaaaatgataatatgatTAAGAGTAAAGAGAAAGGACAAATtaacatttataaatattttagttcaataaaaaattgttcaaagaataatataaagggAACAAAgaaacaacaaaaaataaaaatgaacaaaaacagaaaaataattaatagtaataatatctttaatgtgaaatatattaaaagttaCTTTTGCACAAATGTTGTAAAATTGTCGAACATAGAAaagaagaataataataataatgataatttaaaaaataataaggaaaataatttatttacatttatagaaaagataaaaaattttcatttgaaaaataataaagatcaATTATCGGATACTTATAAAgaattacataatatattagatataCATATTGTGCATATGAAACAATCTGACATAATAagctttttttataaattctcTTCTATTCTCACCATATTTTATACTATAAATTTTATGgaacatataaatgaattgATAAagacattttattatttccataattttacatttctttttctcaAAGAAACGAATATAcgaataaatttatttatagacATATGTTGGATATATTTTAGGTACATGAaatttttaacatatataaaaagggaaagaaatatggaaaaaaaatgcataattataaataacaataataataataataatatatatatatataataatgatcagAGCAATATACAAAACGTGCAAAAaatcaaattatataataattcattaaCATATCAAAattgtgataataatgaatctAATGTACTATTCGATCAATTAAACGTTGTTgacaatatttttaatatcgtaaaaaaaaaaatattagaagaagataatatgataaaaggAATATCTTCAAAAAATATGAGTTTCCTTAtttccatatttatatatttgaatcaTTCTGAACATATAAGAcaatatttagaaaaaaataattttcatgAAACGGTATTTACTATAAAagatattctttttatattaacagCCCTTTCGAAatgtaacaataataattataataatatttgtatgtgGGATATACAACacttttttgttaataaatttattgaCAATATCAAAAATTGTCAAGTACAAGATTTAGTAGACTTTACCAATTTATGTGCAGAGTTAAAAGTAAATCAAGAGCATATAAGTTctaatattaaaaacaaaataatgtcTTACATATATTGTGAAGCAaataaggaaaagaaaaatatagaaaaaaaaaaatctattCTTAATCATACAACTATAATGAATATCAATgaaggaaataataaatcaataatGTTTATAGAATTATTTGATGAGAAACAACTAGCTTTTTTTGTAAGAAATTGTTATAGAATGCATTGTTTTGATAAATcattttttgatttattatgtgatataatattaaaaaaatattgtacatttcatattaataatttgtgTATTGCTTTACTATGTTTTTCTCGTATATATTGTCTCCATAAAGCAACAAAGTTTATACACAAAACGAgagatataaaaagaaaggaatttataaatataaatacaaataaaaatacaaatataaatacaaatataaatacaaatataaatacaaataaaaatacaaataaaaaaggagatGATTATTTAGAGAAGAATATATCCATGTGTAGATATGATATACCTTTATCCTTAAAAaagttaataaaatatacagaaAAAAAGTTGTTatcaaatacaaatatagatttttataatttatgttattttatgGAAAGCATTACACTCTTAAAAAtccaaaataaaaaattatatcagTTAGCTCTAAATGAAACACTGAATAATATTAgacaaaaaatttataatgaaCAAGATACTAAATTGTTGGGAAAAATATTGTGGTGTTTAtcttattatcataaaacggaatttatattttccttctACCTAATTCATTTTATGCTacaaaatatgatatataaacatataatacctgaaaattttatatccatatatttatatttcattcaATCTAGGGTATATAATCcaatattatttcataatatagCTCAGgttatattatcaaaaattactttaaatgattattttacacataataaaaataaacatgcgaatataacaaatatcaAGTTGAATGTAATCAGTGAATTATATGCAACTATGTCATGGGCATATGCCTTTGTATATAATGAGACATTAAACAAAgaagaaacatatatattaaataaaaaagaaaaaaatgaagttaCTAATTatcctttaaaaaaaagagaaaaaaaaataagttatacagaaaatataaatgaggatcacatattatttaaaactaaatcatataatgatgatgacatAATGTATAATGATTTAAATTTTATCCAGAAAATATATTcgtatatttttaatgaaataaaaattttagaaaagaataataatctttcctttttattacttGTACGATTTTTGTGGGGAATATCTCTTACCAATCTTATAAGTGAAcctataataaattttataaatttatataactgGAATGATGTAAATACGAAAGAACAAAATGATATGCATTTGCATATGCTTTTTACATTTTGgttaagaataaaatatgatcATTCCAATTTACACTTGTCAAACAGCTTTATACAATTAAAAGATGAAATTTTTTTGCTATTACAAAAACGTGAATTTAAAcgaaatatgaataaaaatgatcATATTTCTGATTTCCATGTTCAAATATGTCAAATATTAGATGACTTAAATATACGATATCACAACGAATACATAACAAAAGATCTTTTATCCGTTGATATAAAACTTGAACGAAAATGTTGTGAACAAAAATTAGCTATAGAAATAGATGGTCCATCACATCACTTCTTAGTTCTGAACGAAATGCAAAAAGCGGATCCGCAAAGGataaaaaa gacatatataaaatgtggTACAACCATTTTCAAACATTGGCTACTCCAAAAAAGTGGATGGTCAATTATTAACGTAACATCATTTGAAtggaataaaataaataaagatgaaaaaaagaaacatataattaaaaaattaaaagaacatGGAATAgttgtataa
- a CDS encoding HSP90 co-chaperone p23 gives MPLYPIVLWAQKKECLYLTIELQDIENVKIDLKEDKLYFYGTKDKNEYEFTLNFLKPINVEESKYSTQRNIKFKIIKKEQERWKTLNNDGKKHWVKCDWNSWVDTDEEDKANDYDDMGMNSFGGMGGMPDMSQFGNMGGLGNMGGLGNMGGLGNMGGLGNMGGLGNMGGLGNMGGLGNMGGMGDLDFSKLGNMGGDMPNFAGLGGMDQFKNMPNMNNMNDDDSSSYGDDTSDEEDDDDEEDEDVEVDNKTLDSDKLKDEENKIPDAAVEVQEPVA, from the exons ATGCC ACTCTATCCTATAGTTTTGTGGGCACAAAAAAAGGAGTGCCTTTATCTTACCATTGAATTACAAGATATAGAAAATGTAAAGATTGACCTAAAAGAAGATAAGTTGTATTTTTATGGTACAAAAGATAAGAATGAATATGAATTtacattaaattttttaaagccAATAAATGTTGAGGAATCAAAGTATAGTActcaaagaaatataaaatttaaaataataaaaaaagaacaagaaAGATGGAAAACTTTAAATAACGATGGAAAGAAACACTGGGTTAAATGTGACTGGAACTCCTGGGTAGATACCGATGAAGAAGATAAAGCAAATGATTATGATGATATGGGTATGAACAGTTTTGGTGGTATGGGAGGTATGCCAGATATGAGTCAATTTGGAAATATGGGCGGATTAGGAAATATGGGAGGTTTAGGAAATATGGGAGGTTTAGGAAATATGGGAGGTTTAGGAAATATGGGAGGTTTAGGTAATATGGGAGGTTTAGGTAATATGGGTGGTTTAGGAAATATGGGAGGTATGGGTGACTTAGATTTTAGCAAATTAGGAAATATGGGTGGTGATATGCCTAATTTTGCTGGATTAGGTGGTATGGatcaatttaaaaatatgcctaatatgaataatatgaatgacgATGATTCTAGTTCATATGGCGATGATACAAgtgatgaagaagatgatgatgatgaggAAGATGAAGATGTAGAAGTTGATAACAAGACATTAGATTcagataaattaaaagatgaagaaaataaaattcctGATGCAGCAGTAGAAGTACAAGAACCAGTAGCCtaa
- a CDS encoding glucose-6-phosphate dehydrogenase-6-phosphogluconolactonase, with protein MDYENFVKSAEEINNLHNVNYLETKDLNDFNWKAAYYICKEIYDKQQINKDGYVVIGLSGGRTPIDVYKNMCLIKDIKIDKSKLIFFIIDERYKSDDHKFSNYNNIKFLFHNLNINEKEQLYKPDTTKSIVDCILDYNDKIKIMIEKYKKVDIAILGMGSDFHIASLFPNIFYNIYMNNYQNNYIYNEKTLDFINNDQDNDNLKYLKEYVYFTTTNQFDVRKRITVSLNLLANASSKIFLLNSKDKLDLWKNMLIKSYIEVNYNLYPATYLIDTSCTNENVNINNNNNNNNKNKNNYCYSNTTVISCGYENYTKSIEEIYDSKYALSLYSNSLNKEELLTIIIFGCSGDLAKKKIYPALFKLFCNNSLPKDLLIIGFARTVQDFDTFFDKIVIYLKRCLLCYEDWSISKKKDLLNGFKNRCRYFVGNYSSSESFENFNKYLTTIEEEEAKKKYYATCYKMNGSDYNISNNVAEDNISIDDENKTNEYFQMCTPKNCPDNVFSSNYNFPYVINRMLYLALPPHIFVSTLKNYKKNCLNSKGTDKILLEKPFGNDLDSFKMLSKQILENFNEQQIYRIDHYLGKDMVSGLLKLKFTNTFLLSLMNRHFIKCIKITLKETKGVYGRGQYFDPYGIIRDVMQNHMLQLLTLITMEDPIDLNDESVKNEKIKILKSIPSIKLEDTIIGQYEKAENFKEDENNDDESKKNHSYHDDPHIDKNSITPTFCTCILYINSINWYGVPIIFKSGKGLNKDICEIRIQFHNIMGSSDENMNNNEFVIILQPVEAIYLKMMIKKTGCEEMEEVQLNLTVNEKNKKINVPEAYETLLLECFKGHKKKFISDEELYESWRIFTPLLKELQEKQVKPLKYSFGSSGPKEVFGLVKKYYNYGKNYTHRPEFVRKSSFYEDDLLDIN; from the coding sequence atgGATTATGAGAATTTTGTAAAAAGTgcagaagaaataaataatttacacAATGTAAATTATTTGGAAACAAAAGACCTGAATGATTTTAATTGGAAAGCagcttattatatatgtaaagaaatatatgataagcaacaaattaataaagaTGGTTATGTTGTGATAGGTTTATCGGGAGGTCGAACTCCGATAgatgtttataaaaatatgtgttTAATTAAAGACATTAAGATAGATAAAtctaaattaatattttttattattgatGAAAGGTATAAAAGTGATGATCATAAATttagtaattataataatataaaatttttatttcataatttaaatataaatgaaaaagaacaattatataaaccTGACACTACCAAAAGTATTGTAGATTGTATATTAGATTATAatgacaaaataaaaataatgatagagaaatataaaaaagttgATATAGCAATATTAGGTATGGGTAGTGATTTCCATATTGCCAGTTTATttccaaatatattttataatatatatatgaataactatcaaaataattatatatataatgaaaaaacattagattttataaataatgatcaagataatgataatttaaaatatttgaaagaatatgtatattttacgACAACAAATCAATTTGATGTTAGGAAAAGAATTACAGTatctttaaatttattagCTAATGCATCaagtaaaatatttttattaaattctaAAGACAAATTAGATTTATGGAAAAATATGTTGATTAAATCATATATTGAAgtgaattataatttatatccaGCTACTTATTTAATAGATACATCATGCACCAACGAAAATgttaatattaacaataacaacaataataataataagaataagaataattattgttatagTAATACCACTGTTATATCTTGTGGTtatgaaaattatacaaaatcTATTGAAGAAATTTATGATTCTAAATATGCTCTATCTCTTTATTCTAATAGTTTGaataaagaagaattattaactataataatttttggCTGTTCAGGTGATTtagccaaaaaaaaaatatatccagctttatttaaattattttgtaataattcCTTACCAAAAGATTTATTAATCATTGGATTTGCTAGAACAGTTCAAGATTTCGATAcattttttgataaaatagttatatatttaaaacgATGTTTATTATGTTATGAAGATTGGTCTATATCAAAAAAGAAGGATCTTTTAAATGGTTTTAAAAATAGGTGTCGATATTTTGTTGGTAATTATTCGTCTTCAGAAAgttttgaaaattttaataaatatttaacaactattgaagaagaagaagcaaaaaaaaaatattatgcaacatgttataaaatgaatggttcagattataatatatcaaataatgtTGCAGAGGATAATATTAGTatagatgatgaaaataaaacaaatgaatattttcAAATGTGTACTCCAAAAAATTGCCCTGATAATGTATTTTCatcaaattataattttccatATGTTATAAATCGTATGTTATATTTAGCATTACCTCCACATATATTTGTTAGtactttaaaaaattataaaaaaaattgtttaaATAGTAAAGGCACTGATAAAATATTACTAGAAAAACCATTTGGAAATGATTTAGATTCATTTAAAATGTTATCAAAACAAATATTAGAGAATTTTAATGAAcaacaaatatatagaatagATCATTATTTGGGTAAGGATATGGTTTCAGGATTGTTGAAATTAAAATTTacaaatacatttttattatctttaatGAATagacattttataaaatgtattaaaattACTCTTAAAGAAACTAAAGGTGTATATGGTAGAGGACAATATTTTGATCCCTATGGTATTATTAGAGATGTTATGCAAAATCATATGTTACAATTATTAACATTAATAACTATGGAAGATCCTATAGATTTAAATGATGAATCTgtaaaaaatgagaaaataaaaattcttaAATCAATTCCTTCGATCAAATTAGAAGATACTATTATTGGACAATATGAAAAAGCTGAAAATTTTAAagaagatgaaaataatgatgatgaatcGAAAAAAAATCATAGTTATCATGATGATCCACATATAGATAAAAATTCGATTACTCCAACATTTTGTACATGtatcttatatattaattcaaTTAATTGGTATGGTGTACCAATCATTTTTAAATCTGGAAAAGGTCTgaataaagatatatgtgAAATACGTATACAATTCCATAATATTATGGGGTCGTCtgatgaaaatatgaataataatgaatttgttattatattacaaCCTGTTGAAGCTATATACCTAAAAATGATGATTAAAAAAACGGGTTGTGAAGAAATGGAAGAAGTACAATTAAACCTAACAGTGaatgagaaaaataaaaaaattaatgtacCAGAAGCATATGAAACATTACTCTTAGAATGTTTTAAaggacataaaaaaaaattcatctCAGACGAGGAATTGTATGAATCATGGAGAATATTTACTCCTTTACTTAAGGAACTCCAGGAAAAACAAGTCAAGCCTCTTAAATATTCTTTTGGATCATCAGGCCCTAAAGAGGTATTTGGACTTgtcaaaaaatattacaattatGGTAAAAATTATACGCACAGACCTGAGTTTGTTAGAAAATCCTCTTTTTATGAAGACGATTTGTTAGATATTAAttga